In one window of Henckelia pumila isolate YLH828 chromosome 1, ASM3356847v2, whole genome shotgun sequence DNA:
- the LOC140872851 gene encoding E3 ubiquitin ligase PARAQUAT TOLERANCE 3-like: MSILYRFRSAVSFESMEVGDRASISVGELRAKILRGKVSQQGFDLFFSDAVSGLEYKGDDFQIPRGSSVIVRRLPCGAVPAALSPIETVNNIETRGSYTLNPAKEPINEFHDFGPDLFFMINANLPPSVQEIENNVMHKGMEDCTSLRRINLNFVHDLGTRAIGGHGSLKRIECVLFAIFFRVDGQCVHLLPFDLFRDLLFRLKNKVDLLLDRRNLDTNNLSEAVLRDSNQNGNEVNILLEARVEEQRKRSNNLPLELKCTLCKYYLKDAVMIRCCCHSFCENCIKQVLMEKGRCPKCFSVQCSIGDLIPNLSLRKVIRRFLEYQVLVSGLENHDLQKQVSDRESRIRGEGISYACTVVDRELEVPQSSTATGKGSNQVVGLCYEQQPQRNVPFADNVFEDVAPLATFQIENQLDIPQVKDRDEAYSSAKRREELWIDREGGDTNFLARGRHSEGIRACFTCGSPEHLTRDCPTCSTSNLTPLFQQGNEAFDGGMQTYRPLYGSNSMFSPIISYGNMYNNSGWVPFNASMPSVAPYAMPHYVSSMFGGSFVPSGNSRMVNMRPSHHTEFSRIRDRKNKQIRRSDENRPRGFIQLVRMVRLTMHVARDYPTSNLTPMFRQGLSVSL; encoded by the exons ATGTCGATTCTCTACAGATTCAGGAGTGCCGTAAGCTTTGAATCCATGGAGGTCGGAGATCGGGCCTCAATCTCCGTTGGCGAGCTTCGGGCGAAAATTCTGAGGGGAAAGGTTTCGCAGCAAGGCTTCGATCTTTTCTTCTCCGATGCGGTTTCCGGCCTGG AATACAAAGGTGACGATTTTCAAATTCCCCGTGGATCCAGCGTCATTGTCAGAAGACTTCCCTGTGGAGCTGTCCCCGCCGCCCT GTCACCAATTGAAACTGTGAATAACATTGAGACAAGAGGCTCCTACACTTTGAATCCTGCT AAAGAACCGATTAACGAGTTTCATGACTTTGGCCCCGATTTGTTTTTCATGATCAATGCAAACTTGCCTCCATCTGTTCAAGAAATTGAGAACAATGTAATGCACAAGGGCATGGAAGACTGTACCAGCTTGAG aaGAATT AACCTTAATTTTGTTCATGACCTTGGAACACGAGCAATTGGAGGTCATGGATCGTTGAAACGAATAGAATGTGTTCTATTTGCAATTTTTTTCCGTGTTGACGGACAA TGTGTTCATCTACTTCCATTTGATTTGTTCAGAGACCTACTTTTTCGCTTGAAAAACAAAGTAGACCTCCT GTTAGACCGGCGAAATCTTGACACCAATAACCTCAGTGAAGCCGTGCTCAGAG ATTCTAATCAAAACGGGAATGAAGTAAATATTTTGCTGGAAGCCAGAGTGGAAGAGCAGAGGAAGCGAAGCAA TAATTTACCTCTGGAACTGAAATGCACACTCTGCAAATATTACCTCAAGGACGCTGTGATGATACGGTGCTGCTGCCATAGCTTTTGTGAAAATT GTATTAAACAGGTTCTTATGGAGAAGGGAAGGTGCCCAAAATGCTTTTCTGTCCAGTGCAGCATAGGAGATCTAATACCGAATTTATCACTCCGAAAAGTAATTAGACGTTTCCTTGAATATCAGGTGCTTGTCTCTGGTTTAGAGAATCACGACTTGCAAAAACAAGTTTCAG ATAGAGAATCTAGAATCCGAGGTGAAGGCATTTCTTATGCTTGTACAGTTGTCGATAGGGAACTGGAAGTTCCTCAGTCTTCTACTGCCACTGGGAAAGGATCAAATCAAGTTGTCGGATTGTGTTATGAGCAACAGCCACAGAGAAATGTGCCATTTGCAGACAATG TATTTGAAGATGTCGCACCGTTAGCGACTTTTCAGATAGAAAATCAACTTGATATTCCTCAAGTTAAAGATCGTGATGAAG CTTATTCTAGTGCtaagagaagagaggaattgtgGATAGACAGAGAAG GCGGAGATACAAACTTTTTGGCTCGTGGCAGACACAGTGAG GGTATTCGCGCTTGTTTTACGTGTGGTTCGCCTGAGCATCTCACGAGAGATTGTCCCACCTGCTCGACTTCTAATCTAACCCCGCTGTTTCAGCAAG GAAATGAAGCATTCGATGGAGGAATGCAAACCTACCGCCCTCTCTATGGGAGTAACTCTATGTTTTCTCCTATAATATCATATGGAAATATGTACAATAATAGCGGATGGGTGCCATTCAATGCGTCCATGCCTTCAGTGGCACCTTATGCAATGCCTCATTATGTTAGTTCCATGTTTGGTGGCTCCTTTGTTCCAAG TGGAAATTCGAGGATGGTAAACATGAGACCATCTCACCATACCGAGTTTTCTAGAATTCGAGACCgcaaaaataaacaaattagaCGTTCAGACGAAAACCGGCCAAG GGGATTCATACAGCTTGTTCGCATGGTTCGCTTGACCATGCATGTTGCGAGGGATTACCCTACTTCTAATCTAACTCCCATGTTTCGGCAAGGTTTATCAGTTTCTTTGTAG